From the genome of Geobacter sp. SVR, one region includes:
- a CDS encoding sigma-54 dependent transcriptional regulator: protein MDEKAPVTILYVEDEPALRARIRIVLEMHFARVVVAANGKEGLDLFSRELPDVVVSDIMMPIMDGLDMARSIREIAPETPVILTTAFTETGYLLKAIELGVSAYVRKPLDCRQLVDTVMRAATPHLQRVELEKARRHEQASLELLLGESPAMLDVIRQAQRIAETDFSVIIQGETGGGKSHLAALIHGLSRRRHHPFVTVTVGSMPEPLVESQLFGHVKGAFTGATSAKRGLFEEAHGGTLFFDDIDCASPSIQAKILHAVEEKLFFPVGGTRQVAVDTRIIAASNRDLRSEVSSGSFREDLYYRLGDLMITLPPLRERGNDIAVLAQKFLNEVSLELNRIAPRMSPDAILQLHRHSWPGNVRELKSAMKRAALFAGETVTGQDMINVMSSPQQVAPGDNSAGVQPLEELKRHAVREALAATGGKKMEAARLLEVDYSSFKRMLARYNL from the coding sequence ATGGATGAGAAAGCACCTGTCACCATTCTCTACGTGGAGGATGAGCCGGCCCTGCGGGCCCGTATCCGGATCGTGCTTGAGATGCACTTTGCACGGGTCGTCGTCGCGGCCAACGGGAAAGAGGGGCTGGACCTGTTCTCCCGGGAACTCCCCGATGTTGTTGTCAGCGACATCATGATGCCGATCATGGACGGCCTCGACATGGCGAGAAGCATCCGGGAGATTGCCCCTGAAACCCCCGTCATTCTCACGACCGCTTTTACGGAGACCGGCTATCTGCTCAAGGCCATCGAGCTGGGGGTGTCCGCATACGTGCGCAAGCCGCTTGACTGCAGGCAGCTTGTCGACACCGTGATGCGGGCGGCAACGCCGCACCTGCAGCGGGTCGAACTGGAAAAGGCGAGGAGGCACGAACAGGCCTCGCTGGAACTGCTCCTCGGAGAGAGCCCGGCAATGCTCGATGTCATTCGGCAGGCGCAGCGTATTGCGGAGACCGACTTTTCGGTGATCATCCAGGGTGAAACAGGGGGCGGCAAGTCTCACCTGGCCGCCTTGATCCATGGGCTGAGCCGGCGCAGACACCACCCCTTTGTGACGGTGACTGTCGGTTCCATGCCGGAGCCACTGGTGGAGAGCCAGCTCTTCGGGCACGTCAAGGGTGCCTTTACCGGGGCAACCTCAGCCAAAAGGGGACTTTTCGAGGAGGCCCACGGCGGTACGCTCTTTTTTGACGACATCGATTGTGCCTCTCCTTCCATCCAGGCCAAGATACTCCATGCCGTTGAAGAGAAGCTTTTTTTCCCCGTGGGGGGGACCAGGCAGGTGGCGGTGGATACCCGTATTATTGCGGCAAGCAACCGTGATCTTCGAAGCGAAGTGAGCAGTGGCAGCTTTCGTGAGGATCTCTACTATCGGCTCGGCGACCTCATGATTACCTTGCCGCCGTTGCGTGAAAGGGGTAATGACATTGCGGTGCTGGCGCAGAAATTTCTCAATGAGGTGTCGCTGGAACTGAACAGGATTGCACCTCGCATGTCGCCCGACGCGATCCTGCAACTGCATCGCCACTCATGGCCCGGCAATGTCAGGGAACTGAAAAGCGCGATGAAACGCGCCGCCCTCTTTGCGGGGGAAACCGTCACAGGCCAGGACATGATCAATGTCATGTCATCCCCCCAACAAGTAGCGCCCGGCGACAACAGTGCCGGAGTGCAGCCCCTCGAGGAACTGAAGCGTCATGCCGTCAGGGAGGCCCTGGCGGCCACTGGCGGCAAAAAGATGGAAGCGGCTCGCCTGCTTGAAGTCGATTACAGCAGCTTCAAACGCATGCTTGCCAGATACAATCTGTAA
- a CDS encoding ATP-binding protein translates to MKRKCNDIGKRLLHRLSALSFRTHLFLMAILLAMPAFALIIHSAVRQSRDSINEAIVDGKKLVYNIATEQYNLAGDAEQLLTILAQLPEIKSHNVAATNTILADILRKSPQYGNVVITDRTGEVWASGLPRNVSFSLKDSRTFQNALTTGRFSSGEYIVGRISARPTIGFGFPLLSEEGTVGGVIAVNINFHYVNELINHGGLPPNSSFSIIDYKGVIIDRNPSPEIFAGTRVEESAFLKMKNGPEEGSDTDSDSVEERHINIYRKLYLQTEKAPYLYIRASIPLQVAQLKAKKALIYNIAILTPFLLATVILVMLIGNYCFVRRINKLQEAAQTLAEEGLQVSVSTVVEGGELGNLALAFDEMARKLTIRELELVRNQEELNELNRSLMRRVEEETERRLKHERLLARHARLVAIGEMIGAIAHQWRQPLATLGATIQSIRMAWERRCIDDAFLENAEAEAQQQLYYMSDTIEDFRNFFNPEKVIEVFDLDENIQDVVQLVGAQFNASNVGLRVVNNLSGGRTKVRGYRNEFKQSVLNLVSNALDAINGHRQGGSGLVVIGLSEGAQSVVVEVKDNGCGIPKEYGDKVFEPYFTSKSEGKGTGIGLYMSRLIIEESMGGRLSFTSGPDGTVFRIELPRDESGEVEHNG, encoded by the coding sequence ATGAAACGGAAGTGTAACGATATAGGTAAAAGACTGCTCCATCGTCTCTCCGCACTGTCATTTCGTACACACCTGTTTCTTATGGCCATCCTTCTTGCCATGCCGGCGTTCGCGCTGATAATCCATTCAGCGGTAAGGCAGAGCAGGGATTCCATCAACGAAGCCATCGTCGATGGAAAGAAGCTGGTCTATAACATCGCGACGGAACAGTACAATCTGGCAGGTGATGCGGAACAGCTCCTGACCATTCTCGCCCAATTGCCCGAGATAAAGAGCCACAACGTTGCGGCAACCAATACCATCCTGGCCGACATACTCAGGAAGAGCCCCCAGTACGGAAATGTCGTTATCACTGACCGAACCGGGGAAGTATGGGCGTCCGGCCTGCCCAGGAATGTCTCCTTCTCCCTCAAAGACTCGCGTACCTTTCAGAACGCCCTCACAACGGGGCGGTTCTCATCCGGCGAATATATCGTTGGCCGGATCTCGGCACGACCTACCATCGGTTTCGGCTTTCCCCTGCTCAGTGAGGAAGGGACAGTCGGAGGCGTCATCGCGGTTAACATCAATTTCCATTACGTCAATGAACTTATAAACCATGGGGGCTTACCTCCGAATTCCTCGTTCAGCATCATTGACTATAAGGGGGTCATCATCGACCGGAACCCGAGTCCGGAGATTTTTGCGGGAACGAGGGTGGAAGAGTCGGCCTTTTTGAAAATGAAAAACGGACCGGAGGAGGGGAGTGATACTGATTCCGATTCTGTCGAAGAGCGGCACATTAACATCTATCGCAAGTTGTATTTGCAGACCGAAAAGGCACCGTACCTGTACATCAGGGCGAGCATACCGCTGCAGGTAGCGCAACTGAAGGCCAAAAAGGCCCTGATATACAACATAGCCATTCTCACTCCCTTTCTGCTGGCCACCGTCATACTGGTCATGCTTATCGGCAATTACTGCTTTGTCAGGCGTATCAACAAGCTTCAGGAGGCAGCACAAACTCTTGCAGAAGAGGGGCTGCAGGTCAGCGTTTCGACCGTTGTCGAGGGGGGGGAACTGGGGAATTTGGCCCTTGCCTTCGATGAGATGGCTCGAAAGCTTACCATCAGGGAGCTTGAACTCGTAAGGAATCAGGAGGAACTGAACGAACTGAATCGTAGCCTGATGAGAAGGGTCGAGGAGGAAACAGAGCGTCGGCTCAAGCATGAGCGGCTGCTTGCCCGCCATGCCCGCCTTGTGGCGATCGGAGAGATGATCGGAGCCATCGCCCATCAGTGGCGGCAACCGTTGGCCACGCTCGGCGCCACAATCCAGAGTATCAGAATGGCGTGGGAGCGGCGCTGTATCGACGACGCGTTTCTGGAGAACGCGGAGGCCGAGGCGCAGCAACAGCTCTATTACATGTCCGACACCATCGAGGATTTCAGGAATTTTTTCAATCCGGAGAAGGTGATAGAGGTGTTCGATCTCGATGAGAATATTCAGGACGTGGTTCAACTTGTCGGCGCTCAATTCAACGCTTCAAACGTCGGTCTCAGAGTGGTGAATAATCTGTCGGGCGGACGGACAAAGGTAAGGGGGTACCGGAATGAGTTCAAACAGTCCGTTCTCAACCTTGTCAGCAATGCCCTTGACGCTATAAACGGGCACCGCCAGGGCGGCAGCGGTCTGGTGGTTATTGGCCTGTCCGAAGGGGCGCAGAGCGTTGTTGTCGAGGTCAAGGACAACGGCTGCGGGATCCCGAAGGAGTATGGAGACAAGGTGTTTGAACCGTACTTTACCAGCAAATCCGAAGGAAAAGGGACCGGCATCGGGCTTTACATGTCAAGGCTGATCATCGAGGAGAGCATGGGGGGGCGGCTCAGCTTCACGAGCGGCCCGGACGGTACGGTGTTCAGAATAGAGCTGCCGCGGGATGAATCAGGGGAGGTAGAACACAATGGATGA
- a CDS encoding glycosyltransferase family 4 protein, producing the protein MSSFPPVPSPQSPSPKPLRILMLAPTPYFSDRGCHVRIYEEARALKKLGHEVCIVTYHLGRDMPDIPVFRIPPVPWYKKLEAGPSWHKPYLDLLLLQKARSVARSFRPDLIHAHLHEGAFVGSILKRMLRIPLLFDYQGSLTGEVLNHAFFRQGSKRHRLFTFLEGAINRSADAIITSSGEGTNELVSGWGMASGSVDTLMDGVDTEEFRPYPRAEARRYLGIPDGVPLVVYLGLFNRYQGVDLLLEAIPLVRAGMADARFLLMGFPDEEYRRKAARMGIDDCIIFTGRVPYDRAPLMLSAGDLAVSPKLARTEANGKLFNYMACGLPVVAFESEINREILGEDAVYAEYGSASALAACIVSVLKDRGLCTELGRRARERAVGTHSWDVRALQLVASYRKLLSLKA; encoded by the coding sequence ATGAGTAGCTTTCCCCCAGTCCCCAGTCCCCAGTCCCCAAGCCCCAAGCCCCTGCGCATCCTTATGCTGGCCCCCACGCCGTATTTTTCCGACCGGGGTTGCCATGTCAGGATCTACGAAGAGGCCAGGGCGCTGAAGAAGCTCGGCCATGAGGTGTGCATCGTCACGTACCATCTGGGACGTGACATGCCGGATATCCCGGTGTTCAGGATTCCGCCGGTCCCCTGGTACAAAAAGCTGGAAGCGGGTCCCTCTTGGCACAAGCCCTACCTCGATCTGCTGCTACTGCAGAAAGCCCGTTCGGTTGCTCGTTCATTCCGGCCCGATCTGATCCACGCCCATCTCCATGAAGGAGCATTTGTCGGCAGTATCCTCAAACGGATGCTCCGTATTCCCCTCCTGTTCGATTATCAGGGAAGCCTTACCGGTGAGGTGCTCAACCATGCCTTCTTTCGGCAGGGATCAAAGCGCCACCGTCTTTTTACGTTCCTGGAAGGGGCCATAAACAGAAGCGCCGACGCCATCATTACCAGCTCCGGGGAGGGGACGAACGAACTCGTCAGCGGCTGGGGCATGGCTTCCGGCAGCGTCGACACCCTCATGGATGGCGTGGACACGGAAGAGTTCAGACCTTACCCGCGCGCAGAGGCTCGCCGCTACCTAGGCATTCCGGACGGCGTTCCCCTGGTGGTCTATCTGGGGCTGTTCAACCGTTACCAGGGAGTTGATCTGCTCCTGGAGGCAATACCCCTGGTCAGGGCCGGGATGGCAGATGCGCGATTCCTCCTGATGGGGTTTCCGGACGAGGAATACCGCCGCAAGGCCGCCCGGATGGGAATCGATGACTGCATCATCTTCACCGGCCGCGTCCCCTATGATCGTGCCCCTCTCATGCTGAGTGCGGGGGATCTGGCAGTCTCGCCGAAACTGGCGCGTACCGAGGCCAATGGCAAGCTTTTCAACTACATGGCCTGCGGCCTGCCGGTGGTGGCTTTCGAAAGTGAGATCAACCGCGAAATCCTCGGCGAGGATGCTGTCTACGCCGAATACGGCAGTGCCTCGGCGCTTGCCGCCTGCATCGTCAGCGTGCTGAAGGATCGCGGTTTGTGCACGGAACTGGGACGTCGTGCCCGGGAGCGGGCGGTCGGCACGCACTCATGGGATGTGCGCGCCCTGCAGCTGGTTGCCAGCTACCGCAAGCTCCTCTCCCTCAAGGCCTGA
- a CDS encoding four helix bundle protein gives MRDHKDLEVWQLSIDLVKEVYELTRRFPKEELFGLTAQMRRAAVSIPSNISEGAARQTGKEFIQFLFIALGSASELETQIIISEKLNYLQNSDQLLMRLSSLKKLLNGLIRYYRSKMVTHE, from the coding sequence GTGAGAGATCACAAGGATCTTGAAGTCTGGCAGCTCTCAATTGACTTGGTAAAAGAGGTATACGAGCTGACGCGGCGATTTCCCAAGGAAGAACTTTTTGGATTAACTGCGCAAATGCGCCGGGCAGCGGTTTCCATACCATCAAACATATCAGAAGGCGCTGCACGACAGACAGGCAAGGAATTTATCCAATTTCTCTTTATTGCTTTAGGATCGGCATCAGAGCTGGAAACCCAGATAATCATCTCGGAAAAATTGAACTATCTGCAAAACTCCGATCAACTCCTGATGCGGTTATCTTCGTTAAAAAAGTTATTAAACGGCCTGATCCGGTATTATCGAAGCAAAATGGTCACACATGAGTAG
- a CDS encoding glycosyltransferase family 2 protein has protein sequence MNFSVVVPIYNEQDNIDELYQAIVGALDGFDPNYEIIMVDDGSTDGSFGALQRLAGKDARLKVIRLRRNFGQTAAMSAGFDAATGGIIIPMDGDLQNDPADIPRLVAKLEEGYDVVSGWRHDRKDTFITRKIPSLLANALISSFTGVHLHDYGCTLKAYRREVLEGINLYGEMHRFVPALASQVGARVAELQVSHHPRRHGSSKYGISRTLRVILDLMTVKFLLAYSTKPIQLFGRWGVYTFLAGLASGTATVYMKLFEHVSMNRNPLLILTAFLLFMGIQFIVMGLLGELNARTYFESQSKPIYVVRERINVGTGN, from the coding sequence GTGAATTTCAGTGTCGTTGTCCCCATTTACAATGAGCAGGATAACATCGACGAGCTGTACCAGGCGATTGTCGGTGCCTTGGACGGTTTCGATCCGAATTACGAGATCATCATGGTGGACGACGGCTCCACGGATGGTTCCTTTGGTGCCCTGCAGCGCCTGGCCGGCAAGGATGCCCGGCTCAAGGTGATCAGGCTGCGCAGGAACTTCGGCCAGACGGCAGCCATGTCGGCCGGCTTCGATGCTGCAACCGGCGGCATCATCATCCCGATGGACGGTGATCTCCAGAACGACCCTGCGGACATCCCCCGTCTGGTCGCCAAGCTGGAGGAAGGGTACGACGTCGTTTCCGGCTGGAGGCACGATCGCAAGGACACCTTCATCACCCGGAAAATCCCCTCACTGTTGGCCAATGCCCTCATCTCGTCCTTTACCGGCGTGCATCTCCACGATTACGGCTGCACGCTGAAGGCGTACCGCCGCGAGGTGCTCGAGGGCATCAATCTGTACGGCGAAATGCACCGCTTCGTACCGGCGCTGGCATCCCAGGTGGGGGCCAGGGTAGCCGAGCTGCAGGTCAGCCATCATCCCCGCCGCCACGGGAGCAGTAAATACGGAATCTCCCGGACGCTGCGCGTCATCCTGGACCTGATGACCGTCAAGTTTCTTCTGGCGTATTCCACCAAGCCGATCCAGCTCTTTGGCCGCTGGGGGGTCTACACCTTTCTGGCGGGACTTGCCAGCGGAACCGCCACCGTCTATATGAAGCTGTTCGAGCATGTCAGCATGAATCGCAATCCACTGTTGATCCTGACCGCCTTTTTGCTGTTCATGGGAATCCAGTTCATCGTGATGGGGCTTTTGGGCGAACTCAACGCCCGCACCTATTTCGAATCCCAGAGCAAGCCGATTTACGTTGTGCGTGAACGAATCAATGTGGGGACTGGGAATTAG
- a CDS encoding glycosyltransferase family 2 protein, translated as MIRSTAEPGRAPVFLWRPFMPTFSIIIPVKPSGAIKALEALRRLPTDEYPFEVFVAEGTMPSRQRNLAARQAHGEIIYFLDDDSLVTDANLPRCAAVVRDSSVAVAGGPSLTPPSDSFLQRLFGFALSSPFGAGAMRNRYRAVGTARETTEQELILCNLAVRRDIFLEAGGFDERLYPNEENELLDRINSAHRLVHDPGMAVWRSQRSTLRAFMRQMFSYGRGRAQQTLLAGPRSLMSFLPLLFVFYLVVVPFLSDFWVWRFPLALYGLAALFSAVAAAFGSGKPGAAAVLLIFPIMHICNGLGLLKGFVCGKPVVATDDTVVVIRKLKSFEDQTW; from the coding sequence ATGATTCGATCGACAGCCGAACCGGGGCGTGCCCCGGTTTTTTTATGGCGCCCGTTCATGCCCACTTTTTCCATCATCATCCCGGTCAAGCCGTCCGGAGCGATCAAAGCGCTGGAAGCGCTGCGCAGGCTTCCGACCGACGAGTATCCCTTCGAGGTTTTCGTGGCCGAGGGGACCATGCCGAGCCGCCAGCGGAATCTCGCTGCCCGGCAGGCCCACGGTGAGATCATCTATTTTCTGGATGACGACTCGCTGGTGACGGATGCCAATCTCCCCCGCTGCGCTGCTGTAGTGCGGGATTCTTCGGTTGCCGTTGCCGGAGGACCATCCTTGACCCCCCCTTCGGATTCTTTTCTGCAGCGGCTTTTCGGTTTTGCCTTGTCCTCGCCATTCGGGGCCGGTGCCATGCGCAACCGCTACCGGGCCGTCGGCACCGCACGTGAGACGACCGAGCAGGAACTGATTCTGTGCAATCTGGCGGTCAGGCGCGACATCTTTCTGGAAGCCGGAGGCTTTGACGAGCGTCTGTACCCGAATGAGGAGAACGAGCTGCTTGACCGCATTAACAGCGCTCATCGGCTGGTCCATGATCCCGGTATGGCGGTCTGGAGAAGCCAGCGGAGCACATTGAGGGCTTTCATGCGGCAGATGTTTTCCTACGGCCGGGGGCGCGCCCAGCAGACGCTGCTGGCCGGGCCGCGTTCGCTGATGAGCTTTTTGCCGCTCCTCTTTGTGTTCTACCTGGTTGTGGTCCCGTTTCTTTCGGATTTCTGGGTATGGCGCTTCCCTCTGGCTCTCTATGGCCTCGCAGCGCTGTTTTCGGCGGTGGCGGCCGCATTCGGCTCTGGCAAGCCCGGGGCCGCAGCCGTGCTGCTGATATTTCCGATCATGCATATCTGCAACGGTTTGGGTCTCTTGAAGGGTTTTGTCTGCGGCAAGCCGGTCGTTGCCACTGATGACACTGTTGTCGTCATCCGGAAACTCAAGTCGTTTGAGGATCAAACCTGGTAA
- the ccsB gene encoding c-type cytochrome biogenesis protein CcsB — MTSSMLFNLTTLAYLASMIIFFAFLAGKHKTVGLAGTCTAFVGLVLQTVAIALRWKESYDMGVGHAPLSNLYESVVFFSWTIVLLYLFIDLKYKYRVVGAFVVPFAMLGMAWAQLGLNTGIEPLVPALQSNWLLYHVVTCFLGYAAFAVACGISIMYILRARHEEGSTVVAAGGLMSMFPPTRVLDDLNYRAIMIGFPLLTLGIITGAAWANYAWGTYWSWDPKETWSLIVWFVYAAFLHARFTRGWVGKRAAWLSIIGFGATIFCYLGVNLFLSGLHSYGNSKM; from the coding sequence ATGACCAGCTCCATGCTTTTCAATCTCACCACGCTTGCCTACCTGGCTTCGATGATTATTTTCTTCGCCTTTCTGGCCGGCAAGCACAAGACCGTCGGTCTGGCCGGGACCTGCACCGCGTTTGTCGGCCTTGTCCTCCAGACGGTCGCCATTGCCCTGCGCTGGAAAGAATCGTACGACATGGGGGTAGGCCATGCGCCCCTTTCCAACCTGTACGAGTCGGTGGTTTTCTTCTCCTGGACCATTGTCCTGCTCTATCTGTTCATTGACCTGAAATACAAATATCGGGTCGTCGGCGCATTCGTGGTGCCGTTTGCCATGCTCGGCATGGCCTGGGCGCAGCTCGGGCTGAATACCGGCATCGAGCCGCTCGTTCCCGCACTGCAGAGCAACTGGCTTCTGTATCACGTTGTTACCTGCTTCCTCGGGTATGCCGCCTTTGCCGTGGCGTGCGGCATCTCGATCATGTACATTCTCAGGGCCCGACACGAGGAGGGGAGCACGGTTGTCGCCGCCGGCGGGCTGATGTCGATGTTTCCCCCGACACGGGTGCTGGACGACCTCAATTACCGGGCCATCATGATCGGCTTTCCGCTGCTCACCCTCGGCATCATCACCGGCGCCGCCTGGGCCAACTACGCCTGGGGCACTTACTGGAGCTGGGATCCCAAGGAAACCTGGTCGCTGATCGTCTGGTTCGTGTATGCGGCCTTTCTTCATGCACGCTTCACCAGGGGCTGGGTCGGGAAAAGGGCGGCATGGCTGTCCATCATCGGCTTCGGTGCGACCATATTCTGTTACCTGGGTGTGAATCTCTTCCTTTCCGGTCTGCACAGCTACGGCAATTCCAAGATGTAG
- a CDS encoding cytochrome c biogenesis protein ResB — protein MATTHRSFAQSVWDFFCSLKLTIFLLISLALTSIIGTVLPQGQLAPEYVASISALKLQIYSKLGFFDMYHSWWFIALLYVFSLNLTACSIKRLPHVFKFISEPMLVLGDSLRNSFPLKHHVTFSGSLESGRDALAAFLKSEVAAPVVTEHNGEYHLFAQKNAWCRLGVYVVHLSILVIFVGAIIGSLFGYKGFVAIVEGTGASTIQTRSGMPMPLGFELRCEKFNVDFYPTGAPKEFRSILTVLENGKPVPGYKDVKVIVNKPLSYKGITFYQSSYGQSNEGSEHSLTVTARSGGNEQHITMHEGEQVPLKDGSTLKLLESTQEVRQFMPEYSGPAARIELTPRGKAPQTFIVMKNFPDLSAQRGDELIVHYEGTDAKMYTGLQVAKDPGVWVVWLGCLLMVVGLFIAFFMSHKRVWIIVSKGQVRMYGNASKNQAAFQMQFDDLTGKLNDLKI, from the coding sequence TTGGCAACAACCCATCGCAGTTTCGCCCAATCGGTCTGGGACTTTTTCTGTTCGCTCAAACTCACGATCTTTCTGCTTATCTCACTCGCGCTGACTTCCATCATAGGAACCGTGTTACCCCAGGGACAGCTGGCTCCCGAATACGTGGCGTCTATCAGCGCCCTGAAACTGCAGATCTATTCCAAGCTCGGTTTCTTCGACATGTACCACTCCTGGTGGTTCATAGCGCTGTTGTACGTGTTCAGCCTCAATCTGACCGCCTGTTCGATCAAGCGTCTGCCGCACGTGTTCAAGTTCATCAGCGAGCCGATGCTCGTGCTGGGCGATTCCCTGCGCAACTCCTTTCCCCTCAAACACCATGTCACCTTTTCAGGATCTCTGGAGAGCGGCAGGGACGCGCTGGCGGCTTTTTTGAAGTCGGAAGTGGCTGCACCGGTAGTGACGGAGCACAACGGTGAATATCACCTCTTCGCACAGAAAAATGCCTGGTGCCGGCTCGGCGTTTATGTAGTCCACCTCAGCATACTCGTGATCTTTGTGGGCGCCATTATCGGATCCCTGTTCGGATACAAAGGCTTCGTGGCGATCGTAGAGGGGACCGGCGCCTCCACAATTCAAACGCGCAGCGGCATGCCGATGCCCCTCGGCTTTGAGCTGCGGTGCGAAAAATTCAACGTCGATTTTTATCCGACCGGCGCACCCAAGGAGTTTCGCAGCATTCTGACCGTTCTCGAGAACGGCAAGCCGGTGCCGGGATACAAGGATGTCAAGGTCATCGTGAACAAGCCTCTTAGCTACAAGGGGATCACGTTTTACCAGTCGAGCTATGGGCAGTCGAACGAAGGCAGCGAACATTCCCTGACCGTGACCGCACGCAGCGGCGGCAATGAACAGCATATCACCATGCACGAGGGTGAGCAGGTGCCCCTGAAGGACGGCAGCACGCTCAAACTTCTGGAAAGCACCCAGGAAGTGCGCCAGTTCATGCCTGAGTATTCGGGACCTGCCGCGCGTATCGAACTCACTCCGCGCGGAAAAGCGCCCCAGACCTTCATCGTCATGAAAAATTTCCCCGATCTGAGCGCTCAGCGCGGTGACGAGCTGATAGTTCACTATGAGGGCACCGACGCCAAGATGTACACCGGCCTGCAGGTTGCCAAGGACCCCGGCGTATGGGTCGTGTGGCTGGGCTGCCTGCTGATGGTAGTGGGCCTGTTCATTGCATTTTTCATGTCCCACAAGCGGGTCTGGATCATCGTATCCAAGGGGCAGGTTCGTATGTATGGCAATGCCAGCAAGAATCAGGCGGCATTCCAGATGCAGTTCGACGATTTGACCGGTAAACTGAACGACCTGAAAATCTAG
- a CDS encoding cytochrome c7, which translates to MKKVIVMFALVAFAGSAFAADVIELKKGVKFNHKAHQELLKDCKKCHEKGPGKIEGFGKDWAHKNCKGCHADMKKGPTSCKECHKQ; encoded by the coding sequence ATGAAGAAGGTCATCGTTATGTTTGCTCTTGTTGCGTTTGCAGGGTCCGCTTTCGCCGCCGATGTGATCGAGCTGAAAAAAGGGGTGAAGTTCAACCACAAGGCCCACCAGGAACTGCTGAAGGACTGCAAGAAGTGCCATGAAAAAGGCCCGGGCAAGATCGAGGGCTTCGGCAAGGATTGGGCACACAAAAACTGCAAAGGCTGCCACGCCGACATGAAAAAAGGGCCCACCTCCTGCAAGGAATGCCACAAGCAGTAA
- the purE gene encoding 5-(carboxyamino)imidazole ribonucleotide mutase has protein sequence MKNAPQVLILMGSDSDLPVMREAAGILDTFNIAWEMHVSSAHRSPVKTAKLASEAAGRGVRIIIAGAGMAAHLAGVVASETTLPVIGVPMPGGALNGVDALYATVQMPGGIPVATMAIGKAGAKNAGLFAVQVLALNDAGLAGALTEYRHEMEREVELKDAELQASLGN, from the coding sequence ATGAAAAATGCACCGCAGGTTCTCATTCTGATGGGCAGTGACTCCGACCTTCCGGTAATGCGGGAGGCGGCCGGCATCCTGGATACATTCAATATTGCCTGGGAGATGCACGTTTCCTCGGCCCACCGTTCCCCGGTCAAAACGGCGAAACTGGCATCCGAGGCTGCCGGCCGGGGGGTCAGGATCATTATTGCCGGGGCAGGCATGGCGGCCCATCTGGCAGGGGTTGTCGCTTCGGAGACGACGCTGCCGGTCATTGGCGTTCCCATGCCGGGAGGCGCCCTGAACGGGGTGGATGCCCTCTATGCCACAGTGCAGATGCCGGGGGGCATTCCGGTCGCCACCATGGCCATCGGTAAGGCGGGAGCCAAGAATGCCGGTCTTTTCGCCGTTCAGGTTCTCGCGCTGAACGATGCTGGCCTGGCCGGGGCGCTCACGGAATACCGCCACGAAATGGAGCGGGAGGTAGAGCTTAAAGACGCAGAACTGCAGGCTTCGCTCGGTAATTGA